One window of the Rhizorhabdus dicambivorans genome contains the following:
- a CDS encoding class I SAM-dependent methyltransferase, producing the protein MIDPAIRKLNLGCGFDIRPDFVNADSFPECNPDLLLDVEQPDWPFEDDRFDYVLMKHVLEHVGKDFDVFARIMRNLHRILSPGGILEIHVPHYRHETYWSDPTHVRAFTPLTFRMMSKRQNDEWIAARANYTMLAYLMDVDFELKQAVQSYDQAYIVAMNEGRMTKEEVRRRAETDWGVVRELQFQLQAVKPVRPAA; encoded by the coding sequence ATGATCGATCCAGCCATCCGCAAGCTCAATCTCGGCTGCGGCTTCGACATCCGCCCGGATTTCGTCAACGCGGACAGCTTCCCCGAATGCAATCCGGACCTGCTGCTGGACGTCGAGCAGCCCGACTGGCCGTTCGAGGACGATCGTTTCGACTATGTGCTGATGAAGCATGTGCTGGAACATGTCGGCAAGGATTTCGACGTGTTCGCGCGGATCATGCGCAACCTGCACCGCATCCTGAGCCCCGGCGGCATATTGGAGATCCACGTCCCGCATTATCGCCACGAGACCTATTGGTCCGATCCGACCCATGTCCGCGCCTTCACGCCGCTGACCTTCCGGATGATGTCGAAGCGGCAGAATGACGAGTGGATCGCGGCGCGGGCCAATTACACGATGCTGGCCTATCTGATGGACGTCGACTTCGAATTGAAGCAGGCGGTGCAGTCCTACGACCAGGCCTATATCGTCGCGATGAACGAGGGGCGGATGACCAAGGAGGAGGTGCGCCGCCGCGCCGAGACCGACTGGGGCGTCGTCCGCGAACTGCAGTTCCAGCTCCAGGCGGTGAAGCCGGTGCGGCCCGCCGCCTGA
- a CDS encoding methyl-accepting chemotaxis protein, which translates to MTSLTADRLKARIGRLGKAGSGLGALLALALLALLTTAGLIGSLVLRIDANVAAEKRQMVRNAIGHERARLIETAGEYGHWDDAVTHIYGTPDHAWLATNYYGTIPVYVIDGDGRTLYAARPDARFGPRIEADAPRAVAQLLRQLPDHGYDANAARTVATAGYLHGMPALFTATAVLPFNAAGPAPTGALRYVVIVRPIDAKLIAQWQQGFGLDGMRWHGGAAHVDDAETMPVPDASGKPIGHVAWKMQSAGARAITDLAAPILLAGLLFGLLSAWLIRSIRAAQVALREQRRLADSRQLEREAALAETDAARRSAEEALVRAEEAHRRIQAMAQDEAEQQAERARQRSAYSQTVADGLAASIGTMIERLVASADELDRSAAVTLDAVETQRRASELAQTRSAASASALQQIEGNLQELEQATRHIHEQSGRMAEAMRLADAESQAATGANGDLLNQIDSIGAAARLIEAIAAQTNLLALNATIEAARAGEAGRGFAVVASEVKGLASQTHRTTSDIHDRVAGVGQAAHATTSLVDKVHGLLQNLNQTVTSTATAVVQQQSTAAAILEASQLVGRHADDTHESVETIVRSIAALRDSADGTRSIGAQVRDHARRLDAELERIVGQLRAA; encoded by the coding sequence ATGACCTCGCTGACCGCAGACAGGCTGAAGGCGCGCATCGGCCGGCTCGGCAAGGCCGGTTCGGGTCTTGGCGCATTGCTGGCGCTGGCGTTGCTCGCCCTGCTGACCACGGCGGGGCTGATCGGCTCGCTGGTACTGCGGATCGACGCCAATGTCGCGGCCGAGAAGCGGCAGATGGTGCGCAACGCGATCGGCCATGAGCGCGCCCGGCTGATCGAGACCGCCGGAGAATATGGCCATTGGGACGATGCCGTCACCCACATCTACGGCACCCCCGATCATGCCTGGCTTGCGACCAACTATTATGGGACCATTCCGGTCTATGTGATCGACGGCGATGGCCGCACCCTCTATGCGGCGCGGCCCGATGCGCGCTTCGGCCCGCGTATCGAAGCGGACGCGCCGCGCGCCGTCGCGCAGCTTCTCCGCCAGCTTCCCGACCATGGCTATGATGCCAACGCGGCGCGCACCGTCGCCACGGCGGGCTATCTTCACGGTATGCCGGCGCTGTTCACGGCAACCGCCGTGCTGCCTTTCAACGCTGCCGGGCCGGCGCCCACGGGCGCGTTGCGCTATGTCGTCATCGTCCGGCCGATCGACGCGAAGCTGATCGCACAATGGCAGCAGGGCTTCGGGCTCGATGGCATGCGCTGGCATGGCGGGGCGGCGCATGTCGATGACGCGGAGACGATGCCGGTGCCCGATGCGTCGGGCAAGCCGATCGGGCATGTCGCATGGAAGATGCAGAGCGCTGGCGCGCGCGCGATCACCGATCTTGCCGCGCCGATCCTGCTGGCCGGCCTCCTGTTCGGGCTGCTTTCCGCCTGGCTGATCCGCTCGATCCGCGCGGCGCAGGTTGCACTCCGTGAACAGCGTCGGCTCGCCGACAGCCGCCAGCTCGAGCGCGAGGCCGCGCTGGCCGAGACCGATGCGGCTCGCCGCAGTGCCGAGGAGGCGCTGGTCCGGGCCGAAGAGGCCCATCGCCGGATCCAGGCGATGGCGCAGGACGAGGCCGAGCAGCAGGCCGAACGGGCCCGCCAGCGCAGCGCCTATTCGCAGACCGTCGCGGATGGGTTGGCCGCCTCGATCGGAACCATGATCGAACGGCTGGTGGCAAGCGCCGACGAACTCGACCGGAGCGCCGCCGTCACACTCGATGCGGTCGAGACCCAGCGGCGGGCATCCGAACTCGCGCAGACCCGCAGCGCGGCCTCCGCCTCCGCGCTCCAGCAGATCGAGGGCAACCTCCAGGAGCTCGAGCAGGCGACCCGCCATATCCACGAACAATCGGGCCGGATGGCCGAGGCGATGCGGCTGGCCGATGCCGAATCGCAGGCGGCGACCGGCGCCAATGGCGATCTGCTGAACCAGATCGATTCGATCGGCGCGGCCGCCCGGCTGATCGAGGCGATCGCCGCGCAGACCAACCTGCTCGCGCTCAACGCGACGATCGAGGCGGCGCGCGCGGGCGAGGCCGGGCGCGGCTTCGCGGTGGTGGCGAGCGAGGTGAAGGGCCTCGCCTCGCAGACTCACCGCACCACCAGCGATATCCACGACCGCGTCGCGGGCGTCGGACAGGCCGCCCATGCGACGACGTCGCTCGTCGACAAGGTCCATGGCCTGCTCCAGAATCTCAACCAGACGGTGACCAGCACGGCGACCGCGGTGGTGCAGCAGCAGTCGACCGCGGCGGCGATCCTGGAGGCGAGCCAGCTTGTCGGCCGCCATGCCGACGACACCCATGAATCGGTCGAGACCATCGTCCGCTCGATCGCGGCGCTGCGCGACAGCGCCGACGGCACTCGATCGATCGGCGCCCAGGTCCGCGACCATGCGCGGCGGCTCGATGCCGAGCTGGAACGCATCGTCGGCCAGCTGCGCGCCGCCTGA
- a CDS encoding glycosyltransferase family 4 protein, with protein MTAALFFAPDAYVLDGNQIMGRRVAGAVFLRAVVEGRGDDPVVGYSIGQQNMDSFRQAVRSIDPAAPTEWIRTGRHDLLAERGTLHRADPAICAEARLRLRTGSASFSLTGVTHTLSTSGTLDLIASYLSEPVMPWDALICTSAVAVDVVRATFDEAAAYLRWRFGGDLRLTLPQLPVIPLGVHGADWAVSDAARQAARQRLVIAEDEVAVLFSGRLSYAAKAHPFQMFEALRAAADRSDRPVRLLLAGQFFNKGIGEDFLSTARTYCPNVRCQHVDGEDAGLYAAAYAGADIFLSLADNIQETFGITPVEAMAAGLPVVVSDWNGYRDTVRDGIDGFRIPSRAPAPGAGDNVAHGYEILGNYDVYSSRTSTTVSVDMAVLVERLVTLIGDPELRRRMGAAGRQRVATEFDWRVIYPRYRELWEELGRIRTHQSAQAETAAWLASAPHAHHAHDDPFRRFASYPTRFLSTDTVLGAAPGAGRAAYEALTGRPIFAPWRIAPDLAERIIAAAGKGPASIADIARQVGLAPEAAIEPIARLVKMNLLLPEED; from the coding sequence ATGACCGCCGCGCTCTTCTTCGCTCCCGACGCCTATGTCCTTGATGGCAACCAGATCATGGGTCGCCGCGTCGCCGGCGCGGTGTTCCTGCGGGCCGTGGTCGAAGGGCGCGGGGACGACCCGGTCGTCGGCTATTCGATCGGCCAGCAGAACATGGACTCCTTCCGGCAGGCGGTGCGGTCGATCGACCCGGCGGCACCTACCGAATGGATCCGGACCGGGCGCCACGATCTGCTTGCCGAGCGCGGCACGCTGCACCGCGCCGATCCAGCGATCTGCGCGGAGGCTCGGCTGCGCCTGCGGACGGGATCCGCCAGCTTCAGCCTGACCGGCGTCACCCACACGCTATCGACCTCCGGCACGCTGGACCTGATTGCCTCCTACCTGTCCGAGCCGGTGATGCCATGGGACGCGCTGATCTGCACCTCGGCGGTGGCGGTGGACGTGGTGCGCGCCACCTTCGACGAAGCGGCCGCCTATCTGCGCTGGCGCTTCGGCGGCGACCTGCGCCTCACCCTTCCGCAACTGCCCGTCATTCCGCTGGGCGTGCACGGCGCCGACTGGGCGGTCTCCGATGCGGCCCGGCAGGCGGCCCGCCAGCGCCTCGTCATCGCGGAAGACGAGGTGGCCGTGCTGTTCTCGGGCCGGCTTTCCTATGCCGCCAAGGCCCATCCCTTCCAGATGTTCGAGGCGCTGCGCGCCGCCGCCGATCGCAGTGACCGGCCGGTGCGGCTCCTGCTCGCCGGGCAGTTCTTCAACAAGGGGATCGGGGAGGATTTCCTCAGCACCGCGCGGACCTACTGCCCCAATGTCCGCTGCCAGCATGTCGATGGCGAGGATGCCGGTCTCTATGCCGCCGCCTATGCCGGGGCAGACATCTTCCTCTCGCTCGCCGACAATATCCAGGAGACCTTCGGCATCACCCCCGTCGAGGCGATGGCCGCCGGCCTGCCGGTGGTGGTCAGCGACTGGAACGGCTATCGCGACACGGTGCGCGACGGGATTGACGGTTTTCGCATCCCCAGCCGGGCGCCAGCCCCCGGCGCCGGCGACAATGTCGCCCATGGCTATGAGATATTGGGCAATTACGACGTCTATTCGTCCCGCACCAGCACGACCGTCTCGGTCGACATGGCGGTCCTCGTCGAACGGCTGGTGACGCTGATCGGCGATCCCGAGCTGCGGCGGCGCATGGGGGCCGCTGGGCGGCAGCGCGTCGCCACCGAGTTCGACTGGCGGGTGATCTATCCGCGCTATCGCGAGCTGTGGGAAGAGCTTGGCCGCATCCGCACCCATCAATCCGCCCAGGCGGAGACGGCGGCGTGGCTTGCCAGCGCCCCGCACGCCCACCACGCTCATGACGATCCGTTCCGGCGCTTCGCCAGCTACCCCACCCGCTTCCTTTCGACCGATACCGTGCTGGGCGCGGCGCCCGGTGCCGGGCGCGCTGCCTATGAGGCACTGACCGGGCGGCCGATCTTCGCCCCCTGGCGGATCGCGCCAGACCTTGCCGAACGCATCATCGCGGCGGCCGGGAAAGGCCCCGCCTCCATCGCCGACATCGCCCGCCAGGTAGGGCTGGCGCCCGAGGCCGCGATCGAGCCGATCGCCCGGCTCGTGAAGATGAACCTGCTGCTGCCTGAAGAAGACTGA
- a CDS encoding SDR family NAD(P)-dependent oxidoreductase codes for MAGRLALVTGASTGIGFELASVAAEQGYDLLVAADEPLIEAAARDFRRHGVEVNAVQADLATIEGVDTLLAAASGRAIEILCANAGRGLGRAFIDQDVAEWRRVIDTNVTGTVYLLQKVLRDMVARGEGRILVTGSIAGYMPGSFNAVYNGTKAFIDNFTDAIRNEIRESKGVTITTLMPGPTETEFFERADLMDTKVGQQEKDDAGKVARDGWDAMMKGEKHIVSGWKNKIQKTIANVTPASALAEMHRGMTEPGTARDA; via the coding sequence ATGGCTGGCAGACTGGCACTCGTCACCGGCGCCTCGACCGGCATCGGTTTCGAACTGGCGAGCGTCGCGGCCGAGCAGGGCTATGACCTGCTGGTCGCAGCGGACGAGCCGCTGATCGAAGCCGCGGCGCGGGACTTCCGCCGTCACGGTGTCGAGGTGAACGCGGTCCAGGCCGATCTCGCGACGATCGAGGGCGTCGATACCCTCCTCGCCGCGGCGAGCGGGCGCGCGATCGAGATATTATGTGCCAATGCCGGGCGCGGGCTCGGGCGCGCCTTCATCGACCAGGACGTCGCCGAATGGCGCCGGGTGATCGACACCAATGTCACCGGCACCGTCTATCTGCTGCAGAAGGTTCTGCGCGACATGGTGGCGCGCGGCGAGGGCCGGATCCTCGTTACCGGCTCGATCGCCGGCTATATGCCCGGCAGCTTCAACGCGGTGTACAACGGCACCAAGGCCTTCATCGACAATTTCACCGACGCGATCCGCAACGAGATCAGGGAGAGCAAGGGCGTCACCATCACCACGCTGATGCCCGGCCCGACCGAAACCGAGTTCTTCGAGCGCGCCGACCTGATGGACACCAAGGTTGGCCAGCAGGAGAAGGACGACGCCGGCAAGGTCGCCCGCGACGGCTGGGACGCGATGATGAAGGGCGAGAAGCACATCGTCTCGGGCTGGAAGAACAAAATCCAGAAGACGATCGCGAACGTCACCCCCGCATCGGCTCTGGCCGAGATGCATCGGGGCATGACGGAGCCCGGAACGGCGCGCGACGCCTGA
- a CDS encoding FAD/NAD(P)-binding protein: MITSAARAADRHVMIVGAGFSGTLQAINLLRHEGPHATLIERQPHAGRGIAYSAAHPDHLLNVRAGNMSALPDDPDHFLRWLARHRPELGGFVPRIVYGDYLADLLRAAMERAEGRLTLIRGEAVDAERSGGGYAVTLDDGRRLAADTLVLAPGNLPPHEPPALAGAGLDPDLYAPDPWSGNVADGLAADDRVLIVGTGLTMVDVALLLDARGFRGRIIAMSRRGLLPHAHADQTMGAPLQQRPPLRPSELLRSVRARTGATGWRPAVDALRPFTQDLWLGADAEGRRRFLRHLRPWWDIHRHRLAPRVAERIAAMRADGRLDIVAGKLAGADVRDGQVDISWRPRGADTLRTLRVRRIVNASGPQGDLARTGEPLLRRLLERGLIRPDALHLGIDVNPQSEAIGASGQADSGLLVIGPMTRGTFWEIVAVPDIRVQTWSVARRLSNAHWVEGEGL; the protein is encoded by the coding sequence ATGATCACCTCCGCCGCCCGCGCCGCCGATCGTCACGTCATGATCGTCGGCGCGGGCTTTTCCGGCACCCTCCAGGCGATCAACCTGCTGCGCCACGAAGGCCCGCACGCGACGCTGATCGAGCGGCAGCCCCATGCCGGACGCGGCATCGCCTATTCGGCGGCGCATCCCGATCATCTGCTCAACGTGCGTGCCGGCAATATGAGCGCGCTGCCCGACGATCCCGATCATTTCCTGCGCTGGCTCGCCCGGCACCGGCCCGAGCTGGGCGGCTTCGTGCCGCGCATCGTCTATGGCGATTATCTGGCCGATCTGCTGCGCGCCGCGATGGAACGGGCCGAGGGCCGCCTTACCCTGATCCGGGGCGAAGCGGTCGACGCCGAACGGAGCGGCGGCGGCTATGCGGTGACGCTGGACGACGGGCGTCGCCTCGCTGCGGATACGCTGGTCCTCGCGCCGGGCAACCTGCCCCCGCACGAGCCGCCGGCGCTCGCCGGTGCCGGGCTCGATCCCGACCTCTACGCGCCCGATCCGTGGAGCGGCAACGTCGCCGACGGGCTGGCGGCCGACGACAGGGTGCTGATCGTCGGCACCGGACTGACCATGGTGGACGTCGCGCTGCTGCTCGACGCGCGCGGCTTCCGGGGCAGGATCATCGCCATGTCCCGGCGCGGCCTGCTGCCTCACGCCCATGCCGACCAGACGATGGGCGCGCCTCTGCAACAGCGCCCGCCGCTCCGGCCATCGGAACTGCTGCGATCGGTGCGGGCAAGGACGGGGGCAACCGGCTGGCGGCCGGCTGTCGATGCGCTCAGGCCCTTCACCCAGGATCTCTGGCTCGGCGCCGATGCCGAGGGCCGCCGCCGCTTCCTGCGCCATCTGCGCCCCTGGTGGGATATCCACCGCCATCGGCTGGCACCGCGCGTCGCCGAGCGGATCGCCGCGATGCGCGCCGATGGAAGGCTCGACATCGTCGCCGGCAAGCTGGCGGGCGCCGATGTGCGCGATGGCCAGGTCGACATCAGCTGGCGTCCACGCGGCGCGGATACGCTGCGGACATTGCGGGTCCGGCGGATCGTCAATGCCAGCGGACCGCAGGGTGATCTGGCCCGAACCGGCGAACCGCTGCTGCGCCGCCTGCTCGAACGCGGCCTGATCCGCCCCGATGCCCTGCATCTTGGCATCGACGTCAATCCGCAGTCGGAAGCGATCGGCGCCTCCGGCCAGGCCGATTCCGGCCTGCTGGTCATCGGCCCGATGACGCGCGGCACCTTCTGGGAGATTGTCGCCGTGCCCGACATCCGCGTCCAGACCTGGTCGGTCGCGCGGCGCCTGTCGAACGCGCACTGGGTCGAAGGCGAAGGGCTCTAG
- a CDS encoding glycoside hydrolase family 130 protein — protein sequence MSSYPVDRLIFAPDDVDLARSPLAGHLDAETYILGAFNPGLTRLPNGNLLAMVRIAEALREPIRDGRVHAIRWEAEGNPPAGHVAARGSGQYRLDAWPLDLADTADPRKFLLRGGGWRIMALTSLSWLLPVELSPDGLRIEEVHYDRAIAPTASFQCYGVEDARISRVGDQWLMTTCSVSPERHSTTLYTSSDGLDWRFADIVLDHQNKDMLIFEGLVGGQYWAQTRPLGDLYFAYPPGSEWRAGPSINLATSPDARHWKPWPAPGIRPHANTVATARIGGGTPPILTDRGWLSLWHGVEPKEIVGIYRTYWSILDRDDPSRTIATEHRPLLEASADLTRPIEHQLYVRDVVFTTGIADGDEGGSAPGHYIVASGEADLACRITHIPKQVFA from the coding sequence ATGAGCAGCTATCCAGTCGACCGGCTGATATTCGCACCCGACGATGTCGATCTCGCCCGCTCGCCGCTGGCCGGGCATCTCGATGCCGAAACCTATATCCTCGGCGCCTTCAACCCCGGGCTGACGCGGCTGCCGAACGGCAACCTGCTGGCGATGGTGCGGATCGCCGAGGCCCTGCGCGAGCCGATCCGCGACGGGCGGGTCCATGCGATCCGCTGGGAAGCCGAGGGCAATCCGCCGGCGGGCCATGTCGCGGCGCGGGGCAGCGGACAGTATCGGCTCGACGCCTGGCCGCTCGATCTGGCCGACACCGCCGATCCCCGCAAATTCCTGCTACGCGGCGGCGGCTGGCGGATCATGGCGCTGACCTCGCTGTCCTGGCTGCTGCCGGTCGAACTGTCGCCCGACGGGCTGCGGATCGAGGAGGTGCATTATGACCGGGCGATCGCGCCGACAGCGAGCTTCCAATGCTATGGTGTGGAGGATGCGCGGATCAGCCGGGTGGGCGACCAATGGCTGATGACGACCTGCTCGGTCAGCCCCGAGCGCCATTCGACCACGCTCTACACATCGTCCGATGGCCTCGACTGGCGCTTCGCCGACATCGTGCTGGATCACCAGAACAAGGACATGCTGATCTTCGAGGGGCTGGTCGGCGGGCAATATTGGGCCCAGACCCGGCCGCTGGGGGACCTTTATTTCGCCTATCCGCCCGGCAGCGAATGGCGCGCGGGGCCGTCGATCAACCTGGCAACCTCACCCGACGCCCGGCATTGGAAGCCCTGGCCCGCGCCCGGCATCCGCCCCCACGCCAATACCGTCGCCACCGCGCGGATCGGCGGAGGCACCCCGCCGATCCTGACCGATCGCGGCTGGCTGAGCCTGTGGCATGGAGTGGAGCCCAAGGAGATCGTCGGCATATATCGAACCTACTGGTCGATTCTCGACCGGGACGACCCCTCGCGGACCATCGCGACCGAGCACCGGCCGCTGCTCGAAGCCTCGGCCGACCTCACCCGCCCGATCGAGCATCAGCTCTATGTCCGCGACGTGGTGTTCACGACCGGCATCGCCGACGGCGACGAGGGGGGGAGCGCGCCCGGCCATTATATCGTCGCGTCGGGCGAAGCCGATCTCGCCTGCCGGATCACGCATATTCCAAAACAGGTCTTCGCCTGA
- a CDS encoding dienelactone hydrolase family protein, producing the protein MAEPFAYRHDDIELVGELHRPDPGAHGRPVLVVHEADGIGGNVRRRCAMLAGLGYVAAAADLHGDGRVLGDDEIGPAMDRFRGDPPLLRGRIAAALDALVATTGAPPERIAAIGYCFGGFAVLELARSGAPIGAVASFHGLLTTNAPAAPGAIRARIFASTGALDPLVPPDHVGAFQAEMMAARADWQLIVHGRALHSFTNSGVDALGDPRMAYDPAADRQSWAALLEFLADGTDAARA; encoded by the coding sequence GTGGCCGAGCCGTTCGCCTACCGCCACGACGATATCGAGCTTGTCGGCGAACTCCACCGCCCCGATCCCGGCGCGCATGGCCGCCCAGTCCTGGTCGTCCATGAGGCGGACGGGATCGGCGGCAATGTCCGCCGCCGCTGCGCGATGCTGGCCGGGCTCGGCTATGTCGCGGCGGCGGCCGATCTCCATGGCGACGGCCGCGTTCTCGGCGACGATGAGATCGGCCCCGCGATGGACCGTTTCCGCGGCGATCCACCGCTGCTGCGCGGCCGCATCGCCGCCGCGCTCGACGCGCTGGTCGCGACGACAGGCGCGCCGCCGGAACGGATCGCCGCGATCGGCTATTGCTTCGGCGGTTTCGCAGTGCTCGAACTCGCCCGGTCGGGCGCGCCGATCGGTGCCGTGGCGAGCTTCCACGGCCTGCTCACCACCAACGCACCAGCCGCGCCCGGCGCCATCCGCGCCCGGATATTCGCCAGCACCGGCGCCCTCGATCCGCTCGTCCCGCCCGACCATGTCGGGGCCTTCCAGGCGGAGATGATGGCGGCCCGGGCGGACTGGCAGCTGATCGTCCATGGCCGCGCGCTGCACAGCTTCACCAACAGCGGCGTCGATGCGCTCGGCGATCCGCGCATGGCCTATGATCCGGCGGCCGACCGGCAGAGCTGGGCCGCGCTGCTGGAATTCCTGGCCGACGGCACGGACGCCGCGCGGGCATGA
- a CDS encoding zinc-dependent alcohol dehydrogenase, translating into MRALTWHGKHDVRVDTVDDPEILNPRDAIIRITSTAICGSDLHLYDGYIPTMQKGDILGHEFMGEVVETGSASTLKKGQRVVVPFTISCGGCFHCGKHQYSACDNGNPADNQDIAMELYGQPMSGLFGYSHMTGGYAGGQAEYVRVPFSDVGPIVIPDGIEDDKVLFLSDILPTGWMAAENADIEPGDTVAVWGCGPVGLFAVQSAFLMGAERVIAIDHFPHRLELARRFGAETVNFEESKTYEALMEMTGGIGPDAVIDAVGLEAHGFFVDNVIDQIKASTFLGTDRPHAIRQAIIACRKGGRVSMPAVYGGFVDKFPLGAFMQKGLTLKTGQTHVQHYMPGLLNAILEDKIDTTFLISHRMPLEQAAEGYRMFHDKQDEVTKIVLKPGMTTTH; encoded by the coding sequence ATGCGCGCACTCACCTGGCACGGCAAGCATGACGTGCGCGTCGATACGGTGGACGATCCCGAGATTCTCAATCCGCGCGATGCGATCATCCGCATCACCTCGACCGCGATCTGCGGCTCGGACCTGCATCTTTACGACGGCTACATCCCGACCATGCAGAAGGGCGACATCCTCGGCCATGAGTTCATGGGCGAGGTGGTCGAGACCGGCTCCGCCTCGACGCTGAAGAAAGGGCAGCGCGTCGTCGTCCCCTTCACCATCTCCTGCGGCGGCTGCTTCCATTGCGGCAAGCATCAATATTCGGCCTGCGACAACGGCAATCCGGCCGACAACCAGGACATCGCCATGGAGCTGTACGGCCAGCCCATGTCCGGCCTGTTCGGCTACAGCCATATGACCGGCGGCTATGCCGGCGGCCAGGCCGAATATGTGCGCGTGCCCTTCTCCGATGTCGGCCCGATCGTGATCCCCGACGGCATCGAGGATGACAAGGTGCTGTTCCTCTCCGATATCCTGCCTACCGGCTGGATGGCGGCGGAGAATGCCGACATCGAGCCCGGCGACACGGTGGCCGTCTGGGGCTGCGGGCCGGTCGGCCTGTTCGCGGTGCAGTCGGCCTTCCTGATGGGCGCCGAGCGGGTGATCGCGATCGATCATTTCCCCCACCGGCTGGAGCTGGCGCGGCGGTTCGGCGCGGAGACGGTCAATTTCGAGGAGAGCAAGACCTATGAGGCGCTGATGGAGATGACCGGCGGGATCGGGCCCGACGCGGTGATCGACGCTGTCGGCCTCGAGGCGCACGGCTTCTTCGTCGACAATGTGATCGACCAGATCAAGGCCTCGACCTTCCTCGGCACCGACCGTCCCCACGCGATCCGCCAGGCGATCATCGCTTGCCGCAAGGGCGGCCGGGTGTCGATGCCCGCCGTCTATGGGGGGTTCGTCGACAAATTCCCGCTGGGCGCCTTCATGCAGAAGGGGCTGACGCTCAAGACCGGCCAGACCCATGTCCAGCACTATATGCCCGGACTGCTCAACGCGATCCTTGAGGACAAGATCGATACCACCTTCCTGATCAGCCACCGCATGCCGCTGGAGCAGGCCGCCGAGGGCTACAGGATGTTCCACGACAAGCAGGATGAAGTGACCAAGATCGTGCTGAAGCCCGGCATGACGACGACCCATTGA
- a CDS encoding SRPBCC family protein: MSERHDATPRDDAPLSTSKDSDAAEAAGETIVDARGSSLIGRTVTINRPRAELFAYWRDFSNLPRFMDNIVRIDILDECRSHWVIKAPGGRTVEWDSVVTEEADGEYIAWASAEGADVPNSGRIDFRDASGGRGTVVTATILYDPPAGMVGRLIAKMFQREPAIQARRDLRRFKQLMETGEIATAARTRAELEEEKD, encoded by the coding sequence GTGAGCGAAAGGCATGACGCCACGCCGCGCGACGATGCGCCCTTGTCCACGTCCAAGGATTCCGATGCCGCCGAAGCGGCCGGCGAGACGATCGTCGATGCCAGGGGATCGTCCCTGATCGGCCGTACCGTCACGATCAACCGGCCGCGCGCCGAACTGTTCGCCTATTGGCGCGATTTCTCCAACCTGCCCCGCTTCATGGACAATATCGTCAGGATCGACATCCTCGACGAATGCCGATCGCACTGGGTGATCAAGGCCCCCGGCGGCCGGACGGTCGAATGGGACTCGGTCGTCACCGAGGAGGCAGATGGCGAATATATCGCCTGGGCATCGGCCGAAGGGGCGGATGTCCCCAACAGCGGCCGGATCGACTTCCGCGACGCCAGCGGCGGGCGCGGCACAGTCGTCACCGCGACGATCCTCTACGATCCGCCGGCCGGCATGGTCGGCAGGCTGATCGCCAAGATGTTCCAGCGCGAGCCGGCGATCCAGGCGCGCCGGGATCTGCGCCGCTTCAAGCAGTTGATGGAAACCGGCGAGATCGCCACCGCCGCGCGCACGCGCGCCGAACTGGAGGAGGAGAAGGACTGA